The following coding sequences lie in one Paraburkholderia largidicola genomic window:
- a CDS encoding autotransporter outer membrane beta-barrel domain-containing protein, with protein sequence MLAVAGSLALGSSQASADGGNGLSVTGAGVGGLGGADGSSSSATGQNGGIGTVSGSYGSGGGGALDLTTGNGAAGGAAGLYGTVTVYGASGATGTVGMVVTSQASISNTISGGAGQIGQAAVANVNSAGGNGGGGAGVQASADITVTGTGVVTGGMGAVLTAAGGGGGGAGIFSSANVTIDAGGKVTGGAGSTTLTGASGGGGEGGAAVVLTGSGTVTNSGTLTGGNGERSFVGAGGDGGAGIEVVSGGTVFNGSGGTVTGGNGGGGVVRAFAVPVAPGAGGAGITGSNVTVINAGTIAGGTGGTGAGWTPVSGDAVLFTGGVNSLEIWSTSHLTGNAVAFSAADTLKLGGATNSSFDVSQIGAKGSAAQYQGFGLFEKTGTSTWTLTGTTSAVTPWTLTGGVLQISSDSNLGDASGGLTFNGGTLENTANITMARGVTMVANGTLLTDGSTTLTMNGTISGAGALTKNGAGTLVLAGDNTYTGGTIIDAGTVQIGNGGTRGSIVGNVVNNGVLLLDRSGTLTLDGAISGAGSVTQLGSGTTILSGNNSYTGGTIIASGTLQLGNGGASGSIVGDITDNGALAFNRSDALVFDNVISGSGAVNQVGTGTTILNAANTFAGGTNVLAGTLAVGDPAHTSASIGTGLTTVAVGASLGGYGSVPASVNNHGTLAVANALQSFATSGSGTLRIGGDLNNAGVVNLAAASGQTGNVLNVAGNYTGTNGQVVLNAVLNQSGTITQGDRLVIVGNASGSTALRVNGSSSGTTTTGDGIQLVQVNGTSGANSFHLAGPVQAGAYEYLLYQGGTADANSWYLRSQLESTAAGTTSPSGTTGNTSAPIAYRPAVTGYAMTPLLVTDYGFTMLGRLQERVGDVASVEAANQPASKNGVWGRIGGQNLDADAGDRFSADERTFFAQFGKDWTLSRGENGGSTHAGATVSFGSTSASFADSARGLTGQLTDATGTVETQAQSVGGYWTKYLPDGTYFDGVGQLTHYQNQYGDVYGGSGRQNGFGAGVSGEAGKPFALGSSGIAIEPQAQLLYQYVHLNHFNDGISEVGANTTNALRGRLGFRLFKANLSNDAKNSTLTPYLMANVLHDFFSPGQTRVGGATLQNELGKTWYDIGVGVTGSFGKNSTAYANVSYAHSIGGDYRRNVFGQAGYRFSW encoded by the coding sequence ATGCTGGCCGTTGCCGGGAGTCTCGCGCTCGGAAGCAGCCAGGCCAGCGCGGACGGTGGGAACGGCCTCAGCGTGACTGGCGCTGGTGTGGGTGGCCTGGGTGGCGCGGACGGCAGCTCATCGAGCGCAACGGGCCAGAATGGTGGCATCGGCACGGTCAGCGGTAGCTACGGCAGCGGCGGCGGCGGCGCACTCGATCTGACAACCGGCAACGGTGCGGCAGGTGGTGCGGCGGGGCTATATGGAACAGTCACGGTCTATGGTGCGTCGGGCGCGACTGGCACGGTAGGCATGGTTGTTACTTCGCAGGCGAGTATCTCGAACACCATCAGTGGCGGTGCCGGACAGATTGGCCAGGCCGCCGTCGCCAACGTGAATAGCGCGGGCGGCAACGGCGGAGGGGGCGCAGGCGTGCAAGCTTCGGCCGACATAACCGTCACCGGAACGGGCGTCGTAACGGGTGGCATGGGTGCGGTGCTTACCGCTGCCGGCGGTGGCGGCGGTGGCGCAGGTATCTTTTCGTCGGCCAACGTCACGATCGATGCGGGTGGCAAGGTAACCGGAGGGGCCGGGAGTACGACGCTCACCGGCGCTAGTGGCGGCGGAGGCGAAGGCGGCGCGGCCGTTGTGTTGACGGGCAGCGGCACCGTGACCAACAGCGGCACGCTGACTGGCGGCAATGGTGAAAGATCCTTCGTCGGGGCAGGCGGAGATGGGGGCGCTGGCATCGAAGTCGTGTCCGGTGGCACCGTTTTCAACGGGTCGGGCGGAACGGTCACGGGCGGTAACGGCGGTGGGGGCGTAGTGCGCGCCTTTGCAGTCCCCGTTGCACCCGGCGCTGGTGGCGCGGGCATCACAGGCAGTAACGTGACCGTCATCAACGCCGGGACGATTGCCGGCGGCACGGGTGGGACTGGGGCCGGCTGGACGCCAGTCAGCGGCGACGCGGTCCTGTTCACGGGTGGTGTCAATTCGCTGGAGATCTGGTCGACCTCGCACCTCACTGGAAATGCCGTTGCGTTCAGTGCTGCGGACACCCTCAAACTTGGTGGGGCCACGAACTCGAGCTTCGACGTCTCGCAGATCGGTGCGAAAGGCTCCGCAGCCCAGTACCAGGGCTTCGGTCTCTTCGAAAAGACCGGCACGAGCACATGGACGCTCACTGGCACCACCTCGGCCGTCACACCGTGGACGCTGACCGGCGGCGTCCTGCAGATTTCCAGTGACAGCAATCTGGGCGACGCTTCCGGCGGACTGACGTTCAACGGCGGCACGCTCGAAAACACCGCGAACATCACCATGGCGCGCGGCGTGACGATGGTCGCGAACGGCACGCTGCTGACCGATGGGAGCACCACACTGACGATGAACGGCACGATTTCCGGAGCGGGTGCACTGACCAAGAACGGCGCCGGTACGCTGGTTCTTGCTGGCGACAACACCTACACCGGCGGCACGATAATCGACGCGGGCACCGTGCAGATCGGCAATGGCGGCACCCGCGGCAGCATCGTCGGGAATGTCGTCAACAACGGCGTGCTACTGCTCGATCGTTCCGGCACACTCACCCTCGACGGCGCGATTAGCGGAGCCGGCAGCGTCACCCAGCTAGGCAGCGGCACGACGATTCTCTCCGGCAACAACAGTTACACCGGCGGCACGATCATCGCCAGCGGCACATTGCAGTTGGGCAATGGCGGCGCGAGCGGCAGCATCGTCGGCGACATCACCGATAACGGCGCGCTCGCTTTTAATCGCAGCGATGCGCTCGTGTTCGATAACGTGATCAGCGGCAGCGGTGCGGTGAATCAGGTCGGCACAGGAACCACGATTCTGAACGCCGCGAATACTTTTGCAGGCGGCACGAACGTATTGGCCGGCACGCTTGCTGTTGGCGATCCGGCTCATACGTCCGCCAGCATCGGCACGGGGCTGACCACGGTCGCCGTCGGCGCGTCGCTCGGCGGTTATGGCTCCGTGCCCGCGTCGGTCAACAACCACGGTACGCTTGCAGTGGCGAATGCACTCCAGTCGTTCGCGACGTCGGGCAGCGGCACGCTGCGCATCGGCGGCGATCTGAACAATGCTGGCGTCGTCAATCTGGCTGCCGCTTCGGGGCAAACAGGCAACGTGCTGAACGTTGCCGGCAACTACACCGGAACGAACGGCCAGGTCGTGCTAAACGCAGTGCTCAACCAGAGCGGCACTATCACGCAGGGCGACCGTCTCGTGATCGTCGGCAATGCCAGCGGCAGTACGGCGCTGCGCGTGAACGGTTCAAGCAGCGGGACGACGACCACCGGCGACGGGATCCAGTTGGTGCAGGTCAACGGCACGTCAGGCGCGAACAGCTTTCACCTCGCAGGTCCGGTGCAGGCCGGCGCATATGAATACCTGTTGTATCAGGGCGGCACAGCTGACGCGAACAGCTGGTACCTCCGATCGCAACTCGAATCGACCGCAGCTGGCACGACTTCGCCCTCGGGCACGACGGGCAACACGTCCGCGCCGATTGCCTATCGCCCCGCAGTGACCGGCTACGCAATGACCCCGCTGCTCGTCACCGATTACGGCTTCACGATGCTCGGCCGTCTGCAAGAACGCGTCGGCGATGTAGCAAGCGTTGAGGCCGCGAACCAGCCCGCGAGCAAAAACGGCGTATGGGGGCGCATCGGCGGACAGAACCTCGATGCCGACGCGGGCGACCGCTTCTCCGCCGATGAGCGCACGTTCTTCGCGCAGTTCGGCAAGGACTGGACGCTCTCGCGCGGTGAAAACGGCGGCAGCACGCATGCGGGCGCGACGGTGAGCTTCGGCTCGACCTCCGCATCGTTCGCAGACAGCGCGCGCGGTCTCACTGGACAGTTGACGGACGCAACCGGCACGGTCGAAACACAGGCGCAATCGGTTGGCGGCTACTGGACGAAATATCTGCCGGACGGCACGTACTTCGACGGCGTCGGCCAGTTGACGCATTACCAGAATCAATATGGCGACGTGTACGGCGGCAGCGGTCGACAAAACGGTTTCGGCGCGGGTGTCTCCGGCGAGGCGGGCAAACCATTCGCGCTGGGTTCGTCCGGTATTGCAATCGAGCCGCAAGCGCAACTGCTCTATCAATACGTGCACCTGAACCACTTCAACGATGGCATTTCGGAAGTCGGTGCAAATACAACCAACGCACTGCGCGGACGACTTGGTTTCCGTCTGTTCAAGGCCAACCTGAGCAACGATGCGAAGAACTCGACGCTCACGCCATATCTGATGGCCAACGTGCTGCATGACTTCTTCTCGCCGGGACAGACCCGTGTCGGCGGTGCGACGCTGCAGAACGAACTGGGCAAAACCTGGTATGACATCGGCGTTGGCGTGACCGGCAGCTTTGGCAAGAACTCGACGGCGTATGCGAACGTGTCGTACGCACACAGTATCGGCGGCGACTACCGGCGCAACGTGTTCGGGCAGGCTGGATATCGCTTCAGCTGGTAA